In Amycolatopsis methanolica 239, a single genomic region encodes these proteins:
- a CDS encoding IclR family transcriptional regulator, with protein MIQSVDRAVRVLGVLQAERRLSLSEIAARLGLAPSTVHGIIKTLQAHGLVLQDRDSARYRLGPAVLKLGNVYLDTLELRSRALTWAAELARTTGCAVRTGVLLPGEVMIVHHEPRPDGSRQMPEVGIVIPAHASALGKAMLAWSPGLAPEPLRSMTRDTITDPAELAAHLERVRGEALATEVEEAVIGECCVAAPIFDAGQDIGGAIGVVVPMTDWPAGPAVPGAVREAARAISRELGAPSWPPAG; from the coding sequence ATGATCCAGTCCGTCGACCGGGCGGTCCGCGTGCTCGGCGTGCTGCAGGCGGAACGGCGGCTGAGCCTGTCCGAGATCGCCGCCCGGCTCGGGCTGGCGCCGTCCACTGTGCACGGCATCATCAAGACCCTGCAAGCCCACGGCTTGGTGCTGCAGGACCGCGACTCCGCGCGCTACCGGCTCGGGCCCGCCGTGCTCAAGCTGGGCAACGTCTACCTCGACACCCTCGAACTGCGGTCCCGCGCGCTCACCTGGGCGGCCGAACTGGCGCGCACGACCGGGTGCGCGGTGCGGACCGGGGTGCTGCTGCCGGGCGAGGTGATGATCGTGCACCACGAGCCGCGCCCGGACGGCTCCCGCCAGATGCCGGAGGTCGGGATCGTCATCCCGGCACACGCGAGCGCGCTCGGCAAGGCGATGCTGGCGTGGTCGCCCGGCCTGGCGCCGGAGCCGCTGCGCAGCATGACCAGGGACACCATCACCGACCCGGCGGAGCTGGCCGCGCACCTGGAGCGGGTGCGCGGCGAGGCGCTGGCGACCGAGGTGGAGGAGGCGGTGATCGGCGAATGCTGCGTGGCCGCGCCGATCTTCGACGCCGGGCAGGACATCGGCGGGGCGATCGGCGTGGTGGTGCCGATGACGGACTGGCCGGCCGGTCCCGCCGTACCCGGCGCGGTGCGCGAGGCGGCTCGCGCGATCTCCCGCGAACTGGGCGCGCCGTCCTGGCCGCCGGCGGGGTGA
- a CDS encoding dihydroxyacetone kinase subunit DhaK — protein MAARQLVNDPDDFVREALEGLQRAHPGLVRYHEDPAYVVRARQPDKVALVSGGGSGHEPLHTGFVGSGMLDAAVPGAVFASPTAFQIRAAIAAADRGRGVLLIVKNYTGDVLNFRIAAELAADDGIQTRTVLVDDDLATDGQEDGAPGRRGTAAVVAVEKICGAAAENGASLDELTALGERIVSSARTLALALEACTQPGQDRPSFDLPDGEIEFGVGIHGEHGVGRRPYAPVRELVGDLTKPLVAALGLDRGDEVIAIVNGLGATHGLELSVVHRELGGFLDGLGVRIGRALVGSYVTALDMRGCSITLLRADDELLALWDAPVRTPALTW, from the coding sequence ATGGCGGCACGCCAGCTCGTGAACGATCCGGACGACTTCGTGCGGGAGGCCCTGGAGGGGCTCCAGCGTGCGCATCCGGGCCTCGTCCGCTACCACGAGGACCCGGCGTATGTGGTCCGCGCGCGGCAGCCGGACAAGGTCGCGCTGGTCTCCGGCGGTGGCTCCGGGCACGAGCCGCTGCACACCGGTTTCGTCGGCAGCGGCATGCTGGACGCCGCCGTGCCGGGCGCGGTGTTCGCCAGCCCGACCGCGTTCCAGATCCGCGCCGCCATCGCCGCCGCCGACCGGGGCCGCGGGGTGCTGCTGATCGTCAAGAACTACACCGGTGACGTGCTGAACTTCCGCATCGCCGCCGAGCTGGCCGCCGACGACGGCATCCAGACGCGCACCGTGCTCGTCGACGACGATCTCGCCACCGACGGCCAGGAGGACGGCGCGCCGGGCCGTCGTGGCACGGCGGCGGTCGTGGCGGTGGAGAAGATCTGCGGTGCGGCGGCGGAGAACGGCGCGTCGCTGGACGAGCTGACCGCGCTGGGGGAGCGGATCGTGTCGTCGGCGCGCACGCTGGCGCTGGCGTTGGAGGCGTGTACGCAGCCGGGGCAGGACCGGCCGTCGTTCGACCTGCCCGACGGTGAGATCGAGTTCGGGGTCGGCATCCACGGCGAGCACGGCGTCGGGCGGCGCCCCTATGCGCCGGTGCGGGAGCTGGTGGGCGATCTGACGAAGCCGCTGGTGGCCGCGCTCGGCCTGGACCGGGGCGACGAGGTGATCGCGATCGTCAACGGTCTCGGCGCGACGCACGGCCTGGAGTTGTCGGTGGTGCACCGCGAGCTGGGCGGGTTCCTGGACGGGCTGGGGGTGCGGATCGGGCGCGCGCTGGTGGGTTCGTACGTGACCGCACTGGACATGCGGGGCTGCTCGATCACGCTGCTGCGCGCCGACGACGAACTGCTGGCCCTGTGGGACGCGCCGGTCCGCACGCCGGCCCTGACCTGGTAA